The Parashewanella tropica genome window below encodes:
- a CDS encoding cell division protein FtsQ/DivIB produces the protein MKWRESYQRYKEKMLDVNWYLVGGLFFLLLVILGFTYTGWKLTKLVNDAEQLPIDAVVVKGDRHYLTDGEIQSALKNLLSRSFFSANVTQVQKALEGLPWVYRASVKREWPSKLKVYIQEQQVVAHWNGEQWINQQGDVFQAIVPKHIKMAPLPYLYGPNEEAKDMLKTYQQLRQLLAINGFDLERLTLTPRRAWQVMLANGIELHLGREDKIRRVQRFIDVYPTLKRENKPIANVDLRYDTGLAVGWDKRQSENR, from the coding sequence TTGAAATGGAGAGAAAGTTACCAGCGTTATAAAGAAAAAATGTTAGACGTTAATTGGTATTTAGTTGGCGGTCTTTTTTTTCTATTACTTGTGATCCTTGGGTTTACGTATACAGGATGGAAGTTAACGAAGCTGGTAAATGATGCAGAGCAATTACCGATTGATGCGGTTGTTGTCAAAGGAGATCGCCATTATCTAACCGATGGTGAAATTCAAAGTGCACTAAAAAATTTACTGAGTCGGAGTTTTTTTAGTGCAAACGTGACTCAAGTACAAAAGGCGCTAGAAGGGTTGCCTTGGGTATATCGAGCATCAGTAAAGCGCGAATGGCCTTCAAAATTGAAGGTTTATATACAAGAGCAACAGGTAGTCGCTCATTGGAATGGTGAGCAGTGGATTAATCAACAAGGTGATGTGTTTCAAGCAATAGTACCTAAACACATCAAAATGGCGCCCTTACCTTATTTATACGGGCCGAATGAAGAGGCAAAGGATATGCTCAAAACTTACCAACAGTTAAGGCAACTATTGGCAATAAATGGATTTGATTTAGAGCGATTAACTCTGACTCCAAGACGCGCTTGGCAAGTGATGTTAGCTAATGGTATAGAACTTCACCTTGGGCGAGAGGACAAAATTCGCCGAGTGCAAAGATTTATTGATGTATACCCAACCTTAAAAAGGGAAAACAAACCGATAGCCAACGTAGATTTACGGTATGATACAGGATTGGCCGTCGGCTGGGATAAAAGACAAAGTGAGAATCGATAA
- the ftsW gene encoding cell division protein FtsW, whose product MASTEKQLNLFGTEVSWSWPKLRFGDRRPGHQLYDRALLFAIICLFGFGFVMVMSASMPEAESLTGNPFQFVNRHLIYLGGCLAISLVVLSLDMSFWQKLSPWMLIAVFLGLVAVLLIGHNVNGATRWLKFGPIRIQVAEVAKLAFSVYLAGYLVRRHDEVRQRMFGFIKPILVLVAYAGLILLQPDLGSVVVLFVITVSLLWLAGARLQDFFLLMMLGVALFVVLVVSAPYRMRRVTSFMNPWDDPFGAGYQLTQSLMAYGRGGWLGQGLGNSIQKLEYLPEAHTDFIFAVVGEELGFIGILLALAVLLFITLRAIKLGSKCVESNKPFEGYLAYAIGIWICFQTIVNVGASIGMLPTKGLTLPFISFGGSSLWIMTAAAMMLLRIDYEVRLDQTQAIQRRGST is encoded by the coding sequence AGAAACAGCTTAATTTATTTGGTACTGAGGTCTCTTGGTCTTGGCCAAAGCTAAGGTTTGGAGACCGACGCCCCGGTCATCAGCTTTATGATAGAGCGTTATTGTTTGCCATTATTTGTTTATTTGGCTTTGGGTTTGTGATGGTGATGTCTGCTTCAATGCCAGAAGCAGAAAGCTTAACGGGAAATCCTTTTCAGTTTGTAAATCGTCATCTGATATATCTTGGAGGTTGTTTAGCCATTTCGTTAGTGGTGCTGAGTCTAGATATGAGCTTTTGGCAAAAACTGAGCCCATGGATGTTGATTGCCGTATTTCTAGGGTTAGTTGCGGTATTGCTAATAGGACATAACGTTAACGGGGCAACTCGATGGCTTAAATTTGGCCCGATCCGGATCCAAGTAGCCGAAGTGGCTAAGTTGGCGTTCAGTGTATATCTGGCAGGGTATTTGGTCAGACGCCATGATGAAGTGCGCCAGCGAATGTTTGGTTTTATTAAACCAATACTGGTATTGGTTGCCTATGCAGGACTCATTCTTTTGCAACCAGATTTAGGTTCTGTGGTTGTTTTATTTGTCATAACTGTAAGTTTGTTGTGGTTAGCTGGTGCGAGATTACAAGATTTCTTTCTATTAATGATGCTGGGCGTCGCACTATTTGTCGTGTTAGTGGTATCAGCGCCTTATCGAATGCGGCGTGTGACGTCGTTTATGAATCCATGGGACGATCCTTTTGGAGCAGGGTATCAGTTAACACAGTCTTTGATGGCCTATGGTCGTGGAGGCTGGTTAGGACAGGGGCTTGGCAACAGTATTCAAAAATTAGAATATCTTCCTGAAGCGCACACTGACTTTATTTTTGCAGTGGTTGGTGAAGAGCTTGGTTTTATAGGGATCCTTTTAGCACTGGCGGTATTGTTATTTATTACTTTGAGAGCGATAAAGCTAGGAAGTAAATGTGTAGAATCGAATAAACCATTTGAGGGTTATTTAGCTTACGCCATTGGTATATGGATTTGTTTTCAAACCATAGTCAATGTTGGTGCTAGCATCGGGATGTTACCCACGAAAGGACTAACATTACCGTTTATCAGTTTTGGTGGCAGTAGTTTATGGATCATGACAGCGGCAGCCATGATGTTATTACGAATTGATTATGAAGTAAGGTTGGATCAAACACAGGCAATCCAGCGGCGAGGAAGTACATGA
- the murC gene encoding UDP-N-acetylmuramate--L-alanine ligase has translation MTNAEKHAQLRSQIPEMRRIKRIHFVGIGGAGMGGIAEVLLNEGYVISGSDIATNRVTDRLANLGAEITIGHHADNVKQTDVVVVSTAIQSDNPELIAAQELRIPQVQRAEMLAELMRFRHGIAIAGTHGKTTTTSLIASVYAEAEKDPTFVIGGLLNSAGTNARLGSSRYLIAEADESDASFLHLQPMIAVITNIEADHMSTYDGDFEKLKTAFVEFLHNLPFYGLAVVCIDDPVIRELLPRIGRKVVTYGFSEDADYRAVDFEQHGAISAFTVRRSGKADLKIKLNMPGKHNVLNALASIAVAEEDDIAESPIEKALVEFQGIGRRFQKLGDFTTPKGQVLLVDDYGHHPSEVAATIQAARQAYPNKRLVMAYQPHRYTRTRDLFEDFADVLSQVDSLLLLEVYAAGEEVIPGADGRTLCRAIRQRGKVDPIFVNNTEQLAILLPDVLQDNDLVLTQGAGNIGALSKALVKSELGFSLLNDE, from the coding sequence ATGACAAATGCAGAAAAACACGCGCAATTACGTAGTCAAATTCCAGAAATGCGCCGCATTAAGCGTATTCATTTTGTCGGCATCGGTGGTGCTGGTATGGGCGGGATTGCTGAAGTGCTGCTTAATGAAGGTTATGTGATCAGTGGCTCAGATATTGCCACAAATAGAGTAACAGACAGACTCGCAAATCTAGGTGCTGAAATAACGATTGGCCACCATGCCGATAATGTTAAACAAACGGATGTGGTGGTGGTGTCTACGGCTATCCAAAGCGATAACCCAGAGCTCATCGCCGCTCAAGAGTTACGGATACCTCAAGTTCAGCGAGCTGAAATGTTAGCTGAATTGATGCGCTTTAGACATGGTATCGCCATTGCGGGCACCCATGGAAAAACCACGACGACGAGTTTGATTGCCAGTGTTTATGCTGAGGCAGAAAAAGACCCAACATTTGTCATCGGTGGATTGCTTAATAGTGCTGGAACCAATGCCAGATTAGGGAGCAGTCGATACCTGATTGCTGAAGCGGATGAAAGTGATGCCAGCTTTTTGCATTTACAGCCAATGATCGCAGTGATCACTAATATTGAAGCGGATCATATGAGCACCTACGACGGTGACTTTGAAAAGCTTAAAACGGCTTTCGTGGAGTTTTTGCATAATCTACCATTTTACGGTTTAGCTGTGGTATGTATTGATGATCCTGTGATCCGAGAATTATTGCCCCGAATTGGTCGTAAAGTCGTCACCTATGGATTCAGTGAAGATGCTGACTACAGAGCGGTAGACTTTGAACAACACGGTGCTATCAGTGCGTTTACCGTTCGTCGCTCAGGAAAGGCAGATTTAAAAATTAAACTCAATATGCCAGGAAAGCATAATGTGCTTAATGCACTAGCTTCGATTGCAGTGGCGGAAGAGGATGACATTGCAGAGTCACCCATTGAAAAAGCGCTAGTTGAATTTCAAGGTATTGGTCGCCGTTTTCAAAAGCTGGGTGATTTTACAACCCCGAAAGGACAAGTGCTATTAGTGGATGACTATGGTCATCACCCTAGCGAAGTCGCTGCGACGATTCAAGCGGCTAGACAAGCTTACCCAAATAAGCGCTTAGTGATGGCTTATCAGCCACATCGTTATACTCGTACGCGAGACTTATTTGAAGACTTTGCCGATGTGTTATCTCAAGTTGATAGCTTACTGTTACTAGAAGTGTATGCGGCGGGTGAAGAAGTGATCCCCGGAGCTGACGGACGGACGTTATGCAGAGCGATACGTCAGCGAGGAAAAGTGGATCCAATATTTGTGAATAATACTGAGCAATTAGCCATACTATTGCCTGATGTTTTACAAGATAATGATCTGGTGCTCACACAAGGGGCTGGGAACATAGGTGCATTGTCAAAAGCATTAGTTAAATCAGAGTTAGGTTTTTCGTTGTTAAACGATGAATAG
- the murG gene encoding undecaprenyldiphospho-muramoylpentapeptide beta-N-acetylglucosaminyltransferase, protein MSKKNNSTVQKRILVMAGGTGGHVFPALAVAKRLANEGWEVLWLGTAERMEAKLVPQHGFNIKFIDIKGVRGNGIIRKVMAPVKILKAIAQARKIIQEFQPDVVMGMGGFASGPGGVAAKLMGIPLVLHEQNAIPGMTNKLLSKIASKVLCAFEGTFDSSLNAKVVGNPVRSELESLRELSLTQDDKALKVLVVGGSLGAKVFNERMPLVAAELSRTHSVTLWHQVGKGNLQTVTKAYQKQLQQNSVQVAEFIDDMQAAYQWADVVICRAGALTVSELAMVGKPSILVPYPHAVDDHQTLNAKVLVNAGGAFLLPQPIASVEQFVEKLSLLAENRAELAKMGQQAKQVAMINATEQVAEVCKALTEKEVA, encoded by the coding sequence ATGAGCAAGAAAAATAACAGCACAGTGCAAAAGCGTATTTTAGTCATGGCCGGTGGAACAGGAGGTCATGTTTTTCCGGCTTTAGCCGTAGCCAAAAGATTGGCCAACGAAGGTTGGGAAGTGCTGTGGTTAGGTACCGCAGAGCGGATGGAAGCTAAATTAGTCCCACAGCACGGTTTTAACATCAAGTTTATTGATATTAAAGGTGTTCGTGGCAATGGCATTATTCGAAAAGTAATGGCGCCAGTTAAAATACTTAAAGCGATCGCGCAGGCTCGCAAAATTATCCAAGAATTTCAGCCCGATGTTGTGATGGGAATGGGAGGCTTTGCGAGTGGCCCGGGTGGTGTAGCCGCAAAACTAATGGGGATACCACTGGTATTGCATGAGCAAAATGCGATTCCAGGGATGACGAATAAGTTGCTATCGAAAATTGCTTCTAAGGTGCTGTGTGCTTTCGAGGGTACTTTTGATTCATCGTTAAACGCAAAGGTCGTGGGTAATCCTGTTCGATCTGAGCTAGAAAGCTTAAGAGAGTTATCTTTAACTCAAGATGATAAAGCGCTAAAAGTATTGGTTGTTGGCGGTAGCTTGGGGGCAAAAGTATTTAATGAACGGATGCCGCTCGTTGCTGCTGAATTAAGTCGAACTCATTCAGTCACATTATGGCATCAAGTGGGTAAAGGAAACTTGCAGACGGTTACTAAGGCTTATCAGAAGCAATTGCAACAAAATTCTGTTCAAGTGGCTGAATTTATAGATGATATGCAAGCGGCTTATCAGTGGGCAGATGTGGTCATTTGCAGAGCTGGGGCATTAACGGTGTCAGAGTTGGCAATGGTTGGAAAACCGAGCATTTTAGTGCCTTACCCACATGCCGTTGACGATCACCAAACCTTAAATGCCAAGGTATTGGTTAATGCTGGTGGCGCATTCTTATTGCCACAGCCGATAGCATCTGTTGAGCAGTTTGTTGAAAAGCTGAGCCTACTTGCTGAAAACAGAGCTGAACTTGCAAAAATGGGGCAACAAGCAAAACAGGTTGCCATGATCAATGCGACTGAACAGGTTGCAGAGGTGTGTAAGGCCCTAACGGAGAAAGAAGTCGCATGA
- the ftsA gene encoding cell division protein FtsA, with translation MTKNQERNLIVGLDIGTSKVAVIIGEVLPDGEITVVGVGNHPSRGMDKGGVNDLDSIIRSVQRSLDQAELMADCQVTSVYLSISGKHISCQNENGMVSINDEEVTQEDVENVIHTARSVKIPTERRILHVLPQEYAIDVQDGIKSPIGMSGMRMEAKVHIVTCANDMAKNITKSVERCGLKVDDLVFSGIASADATLTNDEKDLGVCLVDIGGGTTDIAVYTNGALRHCAVVPVAGNQVSSDIAKIFRTPLTHAEQIKVQFANARSAAVSREENIEVPSVGGRPSRSMSRHTLAEVVEPRYQEMFELILQELRDSGFEDQIAAGIVLTGGTASIDGAVDVAEATFGMPVRVATPLAVKGLYEYVEQPIYSTGLGLLHYGARQLMDRENDRSERQGVTSVIGTVKSWFKGQF, from the coding sequence ATGACCAAAAACCAAGAAAGAAATTTAATCGTTGGGTTGGACATAGGAACCTCAAAAGTGGCAGTGATCATTGGGGAAGTATTGCCCGATGGTGAAATTACTGTAGTGGGTGTCGGTAATCATCCATCTAGAGGGATGGATAAAGGCGGGGTTAACGACCTAGATTCGATCATTCGTAGTGTTCAGCGCTCGTTAGATCAAGCTGAACTGATGGCGGATTGTCAGGTGACCTCGGTGTATCTCAGCATTTCTGGTAAACATATCTCTTGCCAGAATGAGAACGGTATGGTGTCCATTAATGACGAAGAAGTGACCCAAGAAGACGTAGAAAATGTGATTCATACGGCTCGTTCAGTTAAAATACCCACCGAGCGTAGAATTTTACATGTACTGCCTCAAGAGTACGCCATTGATGTTCAAGATGGGATAAAAAGTCCTATAGGAATGTCAGGCATGCGAATGGAAGCAAAAGTACATATTGTGACCTGTGCCAATGACATGGCGAAAAATATCACAAAAAGTGTTGAGCGTTGTGGCTTAAAAGTGGATGATCTAGTGTTTTCTGGTATCGCTTCAGCAGACGCTACCCTGACTAATGATGAAAAAGATCTTGGGGTTTGTCTTGTTGATATTGGTGGCGGGACCACTGACATCGCGGTATACACTAATGGCGCGCTTCGTCACTGTGCGGTAGTTCCAGTTGCTGGAAACCAAGTGAGCAGTGATATTGCAAAGATATTCCGAACGCCATTGACGCATGCTGAACAAATTAAAGTTCAGTTTGCTAATGCTAGAAGCGCAGCGGTTAGCCGCGAAGAAAATATTGAAGTCCCATCAGTGGGTGGGCGACCATCACGTTCGATGTCACGTCATACACTGGCAGAAGTGGTGGAACCAAGGTATCAAGAAATGTTTGAGTTGATACTACAAGAATTACGAGACAGTGGCTTTGAAGATCAAATAGCAGCTGGCATCGTGTTAACAGGTGGTACTGCTTCGATAGACGGAGCGGTAGATGTAGCTGAAGCAACGTTCGGTATGCCGGTTAGGGTTGCAACCCCATTGGCAGTAAAAGGACTTTACGAATACGTTGAACAGCCAATTTATTCTACTGGCTTAGGCCTTTTGCACTATGGTGCTCGTCAATTGATGGATCGTGAAAATGATCGTTCAGAGCGCCAAGGGGTAACGAGTGTGATAGGTACAGTGAAAAGTTGGTTTAAAGGGCAGTTTTAA